Proteins from a single region of Gossypium arboreum isolate Shixiya-1 chromosome 1, ASM2569848v2, whole genome shotgun sequence:
- the LOC108480299 gene encoding probable beta-1,3-galactosyltransferase 4: protein MGWKSKGLESNAKSFVTKKWTLLLCIGCFCAGMLFSDRMWTVPEAEDKVVSLETGVKDERLKLVTEGCDPIQKDVKRGSKNILGEVSKTHNAIQTLDKTISNLEMELAAARAMQESIINGSPISDDLKIPESSGKRKYLMVVGINTAFSSRKRRDSVRATWMPQGEERKKLEEEKGVVMRFVIGHSATSGGILDRAIEAEDRKHGDILRLEHVEGYLELSAKTKTYFATAAALWDADFYVKVDDDVHVNIATLGATLARHRSKPRVYIGCMKSGPVLAQKGVRYHEPEYWKFGEEGNKYFRHATGQLYAISKDLASYISINQHVLHKYANEDVSLGSWFIGLDVDHIDDRRLCCGTTDCEWKAQAGNICVASFDWTCSGICRSVDRMRDVHRRCGEGKNALRTATF, encoded by the exons AATGTGGACAGTGCCTGAAGCTGAAGATAAGGTTGTATCACTAGAAACCGGGGTTAAAGATGAAAGGTTAAAACTAGTTACAGAGGGTTGTGATCCGATTCAA AAGGATGTGAAGCGCGGATCGAAGAATATACTTGGGGAAGTTTCAAAGACTCATAATGCTATACA AACACTGGATAAAACCATATCGAATTTGGAGATGGAGTTAGCTGCTGCAAGGGCCATGCAGGAATCCATAATTAATGGCTCTCCCATTTCGGATGACCTGAAAATCCCTGAATCGAGTGGGAAACGGAAATATTTAATGGTCGTAGGTATTAATACTGCTTTTAGCAGCAGAAAACGAAGAGATTCAGTTCGTGCTACCTGGATGCCTCAAG GAGAAGAACGAAAGAAGCTTGAAGAAGAGAAGGGAGTTGTAATGCGATTTGTAATTGGTCACAG TGCTACCTCAGGGGGTATCCTTGATAGGGCTATTGAAGCTGAAGATCGGAAGCATGGTGACATTCTGAGGCTG GAGCATGTTGAGGGTTACCTCGAATTATCAGCAAAGACAAAGACATACTTTGCCACTGCCGCTGCTTTGTGGGATGCTGATTTCTATGtaaaagttgatgatgatgtGCATGTAAATATAG CGACACTTGGAGCAACTTTGGCTAGACATCGGTCCAAGCCAAGGGTTTACATTGGTTGCATGAAATCTGGTCCAGTTCTTGCTCAAAA GGGAGTAAGATACCATGAACCTGAATATTGGAAATTCGGTGAGGAGGGAAACAAGTATTTCCGTCATGCTACGGGGCAGCTATATGCCATCTCTAAAGATTTGGCATCATACATATCCATTAACCA GCATGTGCTGCATAAGTATGCCAACGAAGACGTTTCACTGGGATCATGGTTTATCGGGTTGGATGTCGATCATATAGATGACCGCAGACTGTGCTGTGGTACCACAG ATTGTGAATGGAAGGCTCAAGCGGGCAACATCTGTGTTGCTTCATTTGACTGGACCTGCAGTGGTATTTGCAGGTCAGTCGACAGGATGAGGGATGTTCATCGGCGGTGCGGAGAGGGGAAGAATGCTTTACGGACTGCAACTTTCTAA